One Silene latifolia isolate original U9 population unplaced genomic scaffold, ASM4854445v1 scaffold_684, whole genome shotgun sequence genomic window carries:
- the LOC141639987 gene encoding putative mitochondrial protein AtMg01250: MVTWIVAYVSTPWFTISQNGSCFGYFQGKRGIRQGDPMSPLLFTLCMEYLSRRITKVISRVEFNYHPLYRPLKLNHLCFADDLLMFCRGNRTSIKVLLRAFATFSYSSGLEMNNEKSDIYFNGIAQGEVDYILRISVFKAGIFRFRYLGIPISYKIMGIEDCTRLVEKVVATIRGWGPRCLVIQGDFYLLRQS; the protein is encoded by the coding sequence ATGGTAACTTGGATTGTGGCTTATGTGTCCACTCCCTGGTTCACTATTTCTCAAAATGGATCTTGTTTTGGCTACtttcaaggaaagagagggaTTAGGCAGGGAGATCCAATGTCCCCTTTGCTTTTTACCTTATGTATGGAATATCTGAGTAGAAGGATTACTAAAGTTATTAGTAGAGTTGAGTTCAACTATCACCCTTTATACAGACCTTTAAAATTGAACCATCTTTGTTTTGCTGATGACCTTTTGATGTTTTGTAGAGGAAATAGGACATCTATTAAGGTGCTATTAAGGGCATTTGCTACTTTTTCTTATTCCTCTGGATTGGAAATGAATAATGAGAAGTCTGACATTTATTTTAATGGCATTGCACAAGGGGAGGTGGATTACATTCTCAGGATTTCTGTGTTTAAAGCAGGGATATTCCGTTTTAGATACCTAGGAATTCCTATCTCTTATAAAATAATGGGCATAGAAGATTGTACAAGATTAGTTGAGAAAGTTGTGGCAACAATAAGAGGATGGGGGCCAAGATGCTTAGTTATACAGGGAGACTTTTACTTATTAAGGCAGTCTTAA